The following are from one region of the Paenibacillus sabinae T27 genome:
- the argB gene encoding acetylglutamate kinase, giving the protein MTQNGAFKENGAGNERMFVMKCGGSTLTALPDSFFDELRHLQEDGVKAVIVHGGGPAISDNLARLGIESSFVNGLRVTTEEVLDVVEMTLSGSINKAIVRRIQGSGGRAIGLSGVDGNLITAAPVANSDEVGLVGYVTEVKAEIVAGILALGYIPVIAPLGVDAAGQRYNINADTAAGAVASYMQSPQMIVVTDVPGILTTAEDGSKKVLPSVTVAQIDQMIDSGEIYGGMIPKVRAAVDCIQGSVSEVVIVDGKEPGVLRRVLSGETIGTRIVRV; this is encoded by the coding sequence ATGACGCAAAATGGTGCTTTCAAAGAGAATGGCGCGGGCAATGAGCGAATGTTCGTGATGAAGTGCGGCGGCAGTACGCTGACTGCGCTTCCTGACTCTTTTTTTGATGAGCTTCGGCATCTGCAGGAGGATGGGGTCAAGGCGGTTATCGTACACGGCGGTGGCCCGGCTATATCGGACAATTTGGCTCGTCTTGGCATTGAAAGCAGCTTTGTGAACGGCCTGCGGGTGACGACCGAGGAAGTGCTTGACGTCGTGGAGATGACGCTGTCGGGCAGCATCAACAAGGCGATTGTAAGGCGGATTCAAGGGAGCGGCGGCAGGGCGATCGGCCTGTCCGGTGTGGATGGCAACCTGATTACGGCAGCTCCCGTGGCGAACAGTGACGAGGTAGGGCTCGTAGGCTATGTGACCGAGGTGAAGGCGGAAATTGTGGCGGGTATTCTGGCACTCGGTTACATCCCTGTGATCGCGCCGCTTGGCGTGGACGCTGCCGGTCAGCGGTACAACATTAACGCCGATACGGCAGCCGGTGCAGTCGCTTCCTACATGCAATCGCCGCAGATGATTGTCGTGACGGATGTGCCGGGCATTCTGACGACGGCGGAAGATGGCAGTAAAAAGGTTCTTCCTTCGGTAACGGTTGCGCAGATCGACCAAATGATCGACAGCGGCGAGATTTACGGGGGAATGATCCCCAAGGTCCGGGCTGCGGTCGACTGCATCCAGGGCAGCGTATCCGAGGTCGTTATCGTCGACGGCAAGGAGCCGGGAGTGCTCAGGCGGGTACTGTCTGGAGAGACTATTGGCACACGGATCGTGCGGGTTTAA
- the argJ gene encoding bifunctional glutamate N-acetyltransferase/amino-acid acetyltransferase ArgJ: MSEKLYTVVEGGSITTPRGFTSGGLHCGLKKTDRNDLAAILCEVPATAAAVYTTNLFQAAPLKVTRESLGSGILRAVVVNSGNANACTGEQGEADAYEMRAAAARYLGVSEDDVAVASTGVIGELLKMDRVRDGLAGLPAKLSGDADGAEEFCQAILTTDLVKKECCVKVRIGDTEVLIAGAAKGSGMIHPNMATMLGFMTTDAVIGQEALQTLLRKATDTTFNMITVDGDTSTNDMLVSMASGLAGNEELDQQHTDWEAFAAAFTHVCRHLAMAIARDGEGATHLIEVRVSGATDEAAARAIAKTVVGSSLVKSAIFGADANWGRIIAAVGRAGVPVSVDKVDISLGNIEVLRQSKPVVFDEAEALAYLQGDTTLITVDLADGEGSAIAWGCDLTYDYVRINAAYRT, encoded by the coding sequence ATGAGCGAGAAGCTGTACACCGTCGTGGAAGGCGGAAGCATTACGACACCGAGAGGGTTTACATCCGGAGGCCTGCACTGCGGCTTGAAAAAAACCGACCGCAACGACCTCGCCGCCATACTGTGCGAGGTGCCGGCGACGGCAGCGGCGGTATATACAACGAATCTGTTCCAGGCGGCCCCGCTCAAAGTAACGCGGGAGAGTCTCGGCAGCGGTATTCTGCGCGCGGTTGTGGTCAACAGCGGCAATGCCAATGCCTGCACCGGAGAGCAGGGCGAAGCCGATGCCTATGAAATGCGGGCGGCAGCCGCCCGTTACTTGGGAGTAAGCGAGGACGATGTGGCGGTTGCATCGACGGGCGTTATCGGCGAGCTGCTGAAGATGGACCGCGTGCGCGACGGCCTTGCTGGGCTTCCGGCGAAGCTTTCAGGCGACGCGGACGGGGCGGAGGAGTTCTGCCAGGCGATTTTAACGACCGATCTGGTGAAGAAGGAATGCTGCGTGAAGGTCCGGATCGGAGATACGGAAGTCCTGATCGCCGGCGCGGCGAAGGGTTCCGGCATGATTCATCCGAATATGGCCACCATGCTCGGCTTTATGACAACGGATGCTGTCATTGGGCAGGAGGCGCTTCAGACGCTGCTGCGCAAGGCGACGGACACGACCTTCAATATGATTACTGTAGACGGCGATACGAGCACGAACGATATGCTGGTGTCGATGGCGAGCGGTTTGGCCGGCAACGAAGAGCTGGATCAACAGCATACGGATTGGGAAGCTTTTGCAGCGGCGTTCACGCATGTGTGCCGCCATCTTGCGATGGCGATCGCCAGAGACGGCGAGGGCGCGACTCATTTGATCGAGGTGCGGGTAAGCGGAGCGACCGACGAAGCGGCCGCCCGGGCGATTGCGAAGACTGTGGTAGGCTCCAGCCTGGTTAAATCCGCTATTTTCGGCGCGGATGCGAACTGGGGACGGATTATTGCCGCAGTTGGCAGAGCGGGCGTTCCCGTATCGGTCGACAAGGTGGATATTTCGCTCGGAAATATCGAAGTGCTGCGCCAGTCGAAGCCGGTCGTGTTTGATGAAGCGGAAGCATTGGCCTATTTGCAGGGCGATACCACGCTGATTACAGTTGATCTGGCGGACGGCGAGGGCAGCGCCATCGCGTGGGGCTGCGATTTGACCTATGATTATGTGCGGATTAACGCCGCATACCGGACTTAA
- the argC gene encoding N-acetyl-gamma-glutamyl-phosphate reductase gives MTVEGKLRAAIVGSTGYGGVELIRLLQGHPKVEITSVISSSSAGEPIENGFPHLTGVFHRNLDGVDAAEIKERADVVFTATPAGVSAKLAPQLLEAGLKVVDLSGDFRLKDGGEYERWYKRPAAEESYLKQAVFGLCEVFGDRAAGAEFISNPGCYPTATLLGLIPALKAGWIKPESIIVDAKSGVSGAGRGVNVGVHYAEVNENFKAYKINKHQHIPEIEQTLTEIAGEPVTVTFTTHLVPMTRGIMATMYAGMNGAYSEQDFVDLYRNYYEGRSFVRVRDAGIWPATKEVSGSNYCDIGFAADARTGRVTIISVIDNLVKGAAGQAIQNLNLMMGWEETLGLGYTPVYP, from the coding sequence ATGACGGTGGAAGGCAAGTTAAGAGCGGCAATCGTGGGATCGACGGGATATGGTGGCGTGGAGCTGATCAGGCTGCTGCAAGGGCATCCGAAGGTGGAGATTACCTCGGTGATTTCCTCTTCAAGCGCGGGAGAGCCGATTGAGAATGGGTTTCCGCATTTAACCGGCGTGTTTCATAGAAATCTAGACGGCGTGGATGCGGCGGAGATAAAGGAGAGGGCGGATGTCGTGTTCACGGCGACGCCAGCGGGCGTAAGCGCCAAGCTCGCTCCGCAGCTGCTGGAGGCGGGGCTTAAGGTCGTTGACCTGTCCGGCGATTTCCGGCTGAAGGACGGCGGCGAGTACGAGCGCTGGTATAAACGTCCGGCTGCGGAGGAGAGCTATTTGAAGCAGGCGGTTTTCGGCCTCTGTGAGGTATTTGGAGATCGCGCGGCTGGCGCGGAGTTCATCTCTAATCCGGGCTGCTACCCGACGGCGACGCTGCTTGGTCTGATTCCGGCGCTGAAGGCCGGATGGATTAAGCCGGAGAGTATCATCGTTGATGCGAAATCGGGCGTATCGGGCGCCGGACGCGGCGTGAATGTGGGCGTTCATTATGCGGAAGTGAATGAGAACTTCAAAGCCTACAAGATTAACAAGCATCAGCATATCCCCGAGATTGAGCAGACTCTTACAGAGATTGCCGGGGAACCGGTAACGGTAACCTTCACGACGCATCTCGTTCCAATGACACGGGGGATTATGGCGACGATGTATGCAGGGATGAACGGGGCTTACAGCGAGCAGGATTTTGTCGATTTATATCGTAACTATTATGAGGGAAGATCTTTTGTCCGCGTGCGGGATGCCGGAATTTGGCCGGCGACGAAGGAAGTCAGCGGCTCGAACTATTGCGACATCGGATTTGCGGCGGATGCCCGGACAGGCCGGGTCACGATTATTTCGGTAATCGACAATCTCGTAAAAGGCGCTGCGGGGCAGGCGATTCAAAATCTCAATTTAATGATGGGATGGGAGGAAACCCTTGGGCTCGGTTACACGCCTGTGTATCCGTAA
- a CDS encoding YitT family protein, protein MTSTKTRGRPPLIPLNGPLRHLADTTMITVGSLITALAFNLFMLPNRIASGGVSGLSILAKAWFGAEPAFTQWALNIPLFILGVLILGRSYGLRSLLGSIVLPLFIYLTKDGPVPTTNPLLASIYGGIGVGLGLGLVFRGRGSTGGLTILAQIIQKLTGFSFSLSVVLLDGTVITLAAFVLGMEQAMYALIGLFVTGRVIDALEVGFSYTKVAYIISDHTEAISEAILHDLNRGLTRLDARGGYTGDNRTVLMVAVGQNETTRLKAIVRSVDPGAFVIISDAHEVLGEGFKREA, encoded by the coding sequence ATGACGTCAACGAAAACAAGGGGCAGGCCGCCGCTTATTCCGCTTAACGGGCCGCTCCGCCATCTTGCGGATACAACCATGATCACCGTCGGCTCGCTCATTACCGCGCTCGCCTTCAACTTGTTCATGCTGCCGAACCGGATCGCTTCCGGCGGCGTATCGGGCTTGTCGATCCTGGCGAAGGCGTGGTTCGGGGCGGAGCCGGCTTTTACCCAGTGGGCTCTTAATATCCCGCTCTTCATCCTTGGCGTGCTTATTCTGGGCCGCAGCTATGGACTCCGGTCGCTGCTGGGCAGCATTGTGCTGCCGCTGTTTATCTACTTGACCAAAGACGGTCCGGTACCGACAACGAATCCTCTGCTGGCTTCGATCTACGGGGGAATCGGCGTCGGTCTCGGCCTCGGGCTTGTCTTTCGCGGACGCGGATCGACGGGGGGTCTTACGATTCTGGCGCAGATTATCCAGAAGTTGACCGGTTTCAGTTTCTCCCTGTCCGTCGTCCTGCTGGACGGTACGGTGATTACGCTGGCGGCATTCGTGCTGGGGATGGAGCAGGCCATGTACGCGCTGATCGGCTTGTTCGTCACAGGCCGGGTCATCGACGCGCTGGAAGTCGGCTTTAGCTACACCAAGGTAGCTTATATTATTTCGGATCATACCGAGGCGATCTCGGAAGCGATTTTGCATGATTTGAACCGGGGGCTGACAAGGCTGGATGCCCGAGGCGGATATACCGGCGACAACCGCACGGTGCTGATGGTAGCTGTAGGGCAGAATGAGACGACCCGGCTGAAGGCGATTGTCCGGTCGGTGGACCCCGGAGCATTCGTCATTATCAGCGACGCGCATGAGGTGCTGGGCGAAGGATTCAAGAGAGAAGCGTAG